DNA sequence from the Clostridia bacterium genome:
CGGCCTCGCGCCGTCGCCAGGACCGGCACGCGGTGGCGGTACCGCCCGAACAGCTCCAGGGACGTCATGATGTCGATTTCCCTCGGCTGGAGGCCCGACATCGCGAGCTGCGTTCGGGCCTCTTCACAGAGATGGCAACCGCTCTTGACGTACAGGA
Encoded proteins:
- a CDS encoding glutaredoxin family protein, with product MFGRRRLDAADLVLYVKSGCHLCEEARTQLAMSGLQPREIDIMTSLELFGRYRHRVPVLATARGRVLLEGRFDDAAVRRLRRWVIGSRSPIHGTDA